The following coding sequences are from one Formosa haliotis window:
- a CDS encoding glycoside hydrolase family 2 TIM barrel-domain containing protein: MLKLRCLMCLLLVFTQLTQVQVQAQTRRVQVLEQGWKFNKGHQTNAYKIEFNDSNWESVTVPHDWAIYGPFDKSIDKQNVAITQNGEKEAAEKTGRTGALPFIGTAWYRNTFSVPHFEKGKKVILLFEGAMSEPKVYLNGKKIGEWAYGYSYFYFDISEDLRTGENILAVDVSNPEFSSRWYPGAGLYRKVSLIVKNKESIDQWGTFITTPYVSKTEAQVNVKTKASGDGISLVTKVYDAVKNEVGAKSSTTQFGNQFDQNIKVSNPKLWSPETPYLYTAVSQIYVGKVLKDEVVTRFGIREIDYTAEHGFQLNGKTTKFKGVCLHHDLGPLGTAINKAALRRQLTILKDLGANAIRSSHNMPSLEQLELCDEMGFLFLAESFDEWKKPKVEHGYHRFFDDYAEKDIVNLVHATRNHPSVVMWSSGNEVPDQWGAEGVKRAKWLQEIFHREDPTRPVTVGMDQVKAVMESGFASLLDVPGLNYRVHLYEEAYEKFPQGFILGSETASTVSSRGIYKFPVEKAAMKMYLDFQSSSYDLEYCSWSNVPDDDFVMQDDKPWVIGEFVWTGFDYLGEPTPYDHVWPSRSSYFGISDLAGLPKDRFYLYRSRWNTDAETLHILPHWNWEGREGEITPVFVYTNYDSAELFVNGKSMGVQTKNKSTPQNRYRLMWMDVTYEPGTVKVVAFDKSGHAVAEKEIHTSGKPYEIVLTPDRKTIQADGKDLSYVEVSVVDKNGIPCPTAANQLQFKVKGKGGVYRASCNGDATSLEQFHLPTMKLFSGKLVVLVQATQNPGDIILEVKGKGLKTGKVELNSI, from the coding sequence ATGTTGAAATTAAGATGTTTAATGTGTTTATTGTTAGTCTTTACACAATTAACACAAGTACAAGTACAAGCACAAACACGAAGAGTTCAAGTTTTAGAACAGGGTTGGAAATTTAATAAAGGGCATCAAACAAATGCTTATAAAATCGAGTTCAACGATTCAAATTGGGAAAGTGTAACTGTGCCTCACGATTGGGCAATCTATGGTCCGTTTGATAAGTCCATAGATAAGCAAAATGTTGCCATAACTCAAAATGGTGAAAAAGAGGCAGCCGAGAAAACTGGAAGAACTGGAGCTTTACCATTTATAGGAACAGCCTGGTATAGAAATACATTTTCTGTGCCTCATTTTGAAAAAGGTAAAAAGGTAATTTTGCTCTTTGAAGGGGCTATGAGCGAGCCTAAAGTGTATTTAAACGGAAAGAAAATTGGTGAGTGGGCGTATGGGTATAGCTATTTTTATTTCGACATTTCAGAAGATTTAAGAACAGGAGAAAACATCTTGGCAGTAGACGTTTCTAATCCAGAGTTTTCATCGCGCTGGTACCCAGGTGCGGGCTTATACAGAAAAGTATCTCTAATTGTAAAAAACAAAGAAAGTATAGACCAGTGGGGAACATTTATAACCACCCCTTACGTTAGTAAAACTGAAGCTCAGGTGAATGTTAAAACAAAAGCTTCGGGCGATGGTATTTCTTTGGTAACCAAAGTTTATGATGCCGTTAAAAATGAAGTAGGAGCGAAGAGCAGCACTACGCAATTTGGAAATCAATTCGATCAGAATATAAAAGTATCTAATCCAAAATTATGGAGCCCAGAAACACCATATTTATATACGGCGGTATCTCAAATTTATGTCGGGAAGGTATTAAAAGATGAAGTAGTTACACGATTTGGTATTAGAGAAATAGATTATACTGCCGAGCACGGGTTTCAGTTAAATGGAAAAACTACAAAGTTTAAAGGCGTGTGTTTGCATCACGATTTAGGTCCGTTGGGGACTGCAATAAATAAAGCAGCTTTACGGCGACAGTTAACAATTTTAAAGGATTTGGGAGCTAATGCAATTCGGAGTTCTCATAATATGCCGTCTTTAGAGCAATTAGAGTTATGCGATGAAATGGGATTTTTATTTTTAGCCGAAAGTTTTGATGAGTGGAAAAAACCAAAAGTAGAGCATGGTTACCATCGTTTTTTTGATGACTATGCAGAAAAAGATATCGTGAATTTAGTGCATGCTACAAGAAATCATCCAAGTGTAGTAATGTGGAGTTCGGGAAATGAAGTGCCAGACCAATGGGGTGCGGAAGGTGTAAAGCGTGCGAAATGGCTGCAAGAGATTTTTCATCGTGAAGATCCTACACGTCCTGTTACCGTAGGTATGGATCAGGTAAAAGCAGTTATGGAATCTGGATTTGCATCACTTTTAGATGTGCCAGGCTTAAATTATCGTGTGCATTTATACGAAGAAGCTTACGAGAAGTTTCCGCAAGGGTTTATTTTAGGGTCAGAAACCGCATCAACGGTTAGTTCGCGTGGTATTTATAAATTTCCAGTGGAAAAGGCAGCGATGAAAATGTATCTTGATTTTCAAAGTTCATCTTACGATTTAGAATATTGCAGTTGGTCGAATGTGCCCGATGATGATTTTGTCATGCAAGACGATAAACCTTGGGTTATTGGTGAATTTGTTTGGACAGGTTTTGATTATTTGGGAGAGCCAACGCCTTACGATCATGTATGGCCGTCTCGGAGTTCTTACTTCGGAATTTCGGATTTAGCAGGGTTGCCAAAAGATCGGTTTTATTTATATAGAAGTCGATGGAATACTGACGCAGAAACCTTACATATTTTACCGCATTGGAATTGGGAAGGACGAGAAGGGGAAATAACACCGGTGTTTGTCTATACGAATTACGATAGTGCCGAATTATTTGTCAACGGAAAAAGTATGGGCGTACAAACCAAAAATAAAAGCACACCACAAAACCGGTACCGTTTAATGTGGATGGATGTTACTTACGAGCCAGGAACGGTAAAAGTTGTGGCTTTTGATAAATCAGGTCATGCGGTGGCGGAAAAGGAAATACATACTTCTGGAAAGCCCTATGAAATTGTATTGACTCCAGATCGTAAAACCATTCAAGCAGATGGAAAAGATTTGTCTTATGTTGAGGTTTCTGTTGTCGACAAAAACGGTATCCCATGTCCGACAGCTGCAAATCAATTACAATTTAAAGTTAAAGGTAAAGGCGGAGTTTATCGCGCTTCCTGCAATGGGGACGCCACTTCTTTAGAACAGTTTCATTTACCAACTATGAAATTGTTTAGTGGGAAATTAGTAGTGCTTGTTCAAGCCACACAGAATCCGGGAGATATTATTCTAGAGGTAAAAGGAAAGGGTTTAAAAACAGGGAAAGTAGAACTGAATTCCATTTGA
- a CDS encoding SusC/RagA family TonB-linked outer membrane protein — translation MKYNITNLLYSFSLVLIFFTSFQLSAQSSGQVVRGQVVDAKTKEPIMGATVIEQDAENRTLTGGVADFDGNFALRVKSTNHKLVISTIGYASQTIDIGNKRNFTVQLVEKVEGLDEIVINASKGDDDGLLNIADRDLTTSAVTIKASEVQDTQAASIDEALQGRVPGVDITANSGDPGAGMQIRIRGTSSITGSSDPLIVVDGMPYETSVPADFNFGTADEQGYAALLNVAPSDIESITILKDAAATAMWGSRAASGVLIINTKRGAIGAPKIGFSYTGTVQQLPNTIPMLSGDQYSQLIPEAYMNRTGTPLNSLTIKEFQYDPQEVYYYNNYGNNTDWIDAITQTGLTGEYNLSMQGGGERARYYSSVGYYNSKGVTKGTAYERINGRLNLDYVVSDRIKFKADISYTHTDTDRNYVNSFDTSDRDRLRSVAYGKMPNMSIYEYDDLGDITPNYFSPEQNIQGGYSRTYNPLAMAEFATNNQVGERIVPHFFVMVDIVPNKLISTFDIQYDFNSTKAKSFLPQNATGRPFTETVVNRASDSDIDATSITTKTNFIYTPNLGGKHSFKSVLSIQSNDYRYESHEALTSNTASSLLTDPSVPSRIQNSELKLYTNNSQSRNIGALINAQYGYDDRYLINVGLRGDGNSKFGKDNRYALFPSISTRWRVSGEQFMKNLDWVDDFSIRASLGQSGRTPRYDYRYFNYYSNYSSEYLGENGVYPANIQLNNLRWETLTGGNIGFNIELFDRKMILDVDLYKNRTKDLLFENIDITTVSGYPGLSDQNVGVIDNQGWEIGLYTTPLRTEKWRIDFNFNISRNENIIREISEFYPNESGNIDRNGEYKRFLQVDNPFGSFYGYKFKGVYSDLQSTKALDASGNVIVGPNGQEVYMRFNYPNVDYTFQPGDAIYEDVNKDGNIDSRDVVYLGNSNPKFTGGFGPSISFNNQFKLQLFFTYRIDYDIINGTNMVTTNMYNYDNQSTAVLSRWRNPGDETDMPRAVIGGGYNWLGSSRYVEDASFLTFRTATFSYNFSKNVIKSLRLDDLNMYFTADNIMTFTNYRGQNPEVNMKGGDPFGIAIDYSRTPPTRRFTIGLRMRF, via the coding sequence ATGAAATATAATATAACCAATTTACTTTATAGTTTTTCACTTGTATTGATTTTCTTTACATCATTCCAGTTGTCTGCACAATCCTCCGGGCAAGTGGTCAGAGGTCAGGTCGTTGATGCAAAAACAAAAGAACCAATTATGGGGGCAACTGTTATTGAACAGGATGCCGAAAACAGAACCTTAACGGGAGGAGTTGCCGATTTTGATGGTAATTTCGCTCTTCGTGTAAAGAGTACAAATCATAAATTAGTAATTTCAACCATTGGCTACGCATCTCAAACCATAGATATTGGAAATAAAAGGAACTTTACAGTTCAATTAGTTGAAAAGGTTGAAGGTTTAGATGAAATTGTAATTAATGCCTCTAAAGGGGATGATGATGGACTTTTAAACATAGCAGACCGTGACTTAACAACAAGTGCAGTAACCATAAAAGCTAGTGAGGTGCAAGATACACAGGCTGCATCTATTGACGAAGCACTTCAAGGGAGAGTTCCAGGAGTAGATATTACAGCCAATTCAGGAGATCCTGGGGCAGGTATGCAAATTCGTATAAGAGGTACATCCTCTATAACAGGGTCTTCAGATCCCTTAATAGTAGTAGATGGGATGCCTTATGAAACATCTGTTCCAGCAGACTTTAATTTTGGAACGGCAGACGAGCAGGGTTACGCAGCACTATTAAATGTAGCACCGTCCGATATTGAAAGTATTACCATCTTAAAAGATGCTGCAGCTACGGCTATGTGGGGTTCACGTGCAGCTAGTGGAGTTTTAATTATAAACACTAAACGTGGTGCTATAGGAGCTCCGAAAATAGGGTTCTCGTATACAGGTACAGTCCAACAGCTGCCAAATACTATTCCTATGTTAAGTGGTGATCAATACTCTCAATTAATTCCAGAAGCCTATATGAATCGTACAGGGACTCCTCTAAACAGTTTAACAATTAAAGAATTTCAGTACGATCCACAAGAAGTATACTATTATAATAATTACGGTAATAATACTGATTGGATAGATGCCATTACACAAACAGGACTTACTGGAGAATATAATCTTTCTATGCAAGGTGGGGGTGAAAGAGCGCGTTACTATTCTTCAGTAGGATATTATAATTCTAAAGGAGTTACTAAAGGCACCGCTTACGAAAGAATTAATGGTCGTTTAAATTTAGATTATGTGGTTTCAGACCGAATTAAATTTAAAGCAGACATTTCATACACACATACAGATACCGATAGAAATTATGTGAATTCTTTTGATACATCAGATAGAGATAGATTAAGAAGTGTAGCCTACGGTAAAATGCCAAACATGAGTATTTATGAGTATGATGATCTAGGAGATATTACACCAAACTATTTTTCACCTGAACAGAACATCCAAGGGGGATATTCTAGAACTTATAACCCTCTGGCAATGGCAGAATTTGCGACCAATAATCAGGTAGGAGAGCGCATAGTTCCGCACTTTTTTGTAATGGTAGATATAGTACCAAATAAATTAATATCTACGTTCGATATTCAGTATGACTTTAATAGTACTAAAGCAAAGTCGTTTTTACCACAAAATGCCACGGGTAGGCCGTTTACCGAAACGGTTGTAAACCGAGCTTCTGACTCTGATATTGATGCTACAAGTATTACCACAAAAACAAATTTTATTTATACTCCTAATTTGGGAGGCAAACATAGTTTTAAATCTGTTTTGTCAATTCAGTCTAATGACTATCGATATGAATCACACGAGGCTTTAACATCTAATACTGCGTCCTCGTTGTTAACCGACCCTTCGGTGCCTTCAAGAATTCAAAATTCTGAGTTAAAACTTTATACTAATAATAGCCAATCTAGAAATATAGGAGCATTAATTAATGCTCAATATGGATATGATGATCGATATTTAATAAATGTAGGACTTCGTGGTGATGGTAATTCGAAATTCGGTAAGGATAACCGCTATGCTTTATTTCCGTCTATTTCTACACGTTGGAGAGTTTCAGGAGAACAATTCATGAAAAACCTAGATTGGGTAGATGATTTTAGTATTCGTGCTAGTTTAGGGCAATCTGGACGTACCCCTCGTTATGATTATCGATACTTTAATTACTATAGTAACTATTCATCTGAGTATTTAGGAGAAAATGGAGTTTATCCCGCAAACATACAGTTAAATAATTTACGTTGGGAAACATTAACAGGTGGTAACATTGGATTTAATATAGAGCTGTTTGATAGAAAAATGATTTTAGATGTTGATTTATATAAAAATAGAACTAAAGATTTATTATTTGAAAATATTGATATTACTACTGTTTCTGGTTATCCTGGTTTATCAGACCAGAATGTTGGAGTTATAGATAACCAAGGTTGGGAGATTGGTTTATATACCACACCACTAAGAACAGAAAAATGGCGAATAGATTTTAATTTTAATATTTCTAGAAATGAAAATATTATTCGAGAAATTTCAGAATTCTATCCTAACGAAAGTGGTAATATAGACCGAAACGGTGAATATAAACGTTTTCTACAGGTTGATAATCCGTTTGGTTCGTTTTATGGTTATAAATTTAAAGGAGTGTATTCAGATTTGCAATCTACCAAAGCTTTGGATGCTAGTGGTAATGTAATTGTAGGTCCTAATGGACAGGAGGTTTACATGCGATTTAACTATCCGAATGTAGATTATACATTTCAACCAGGGGATGCCATTTATGAAGATGTTAATAAAGATGGTAATATAGATAGTAGAGATGTAGTTTATTTAGGTAATAGTAATCCTAAATTCACAGGAGGTTTTGGTCCGTCTATCTCCTTTAATAACCAATTTAAATTACAATTATTCTTTACATATCGTATCGATTATGATATTATTAATGGTACAAATATGGTAACAACAAATATGTATAATTATGATAATCAGAGTACTGCGGTATTGTCGAGATGGAGGAATCCTGGAGATGAAACAGATATGCCTCGTGCTGTTATTGGAGGAGGCTACAACTGGTTAGGATCTAGCCGTTATGTAGAAGATGCCTCCTTTTTAACATTTAGAACAGCCACTTTCAGTTACAATTTTAGCAAAAACGTTATAAAGAGTTTAAGGTTAGATGATTTAAATATGTACTTCACTGCAGATAACATTATGACTTTTACAAATTATCGAGGTCAAAACCCTGAAGTAAATATGAAAGGAGGGGATCCTTTTGGGATAGCAATAGATTATTCTCGTACCCCACCAACAAGACGTTTTACTATAGGATTAAGAATGAGATTTTAA
- a CDS encoding DUF4998 domain-containing protein, protein MKTKLNYVITLLLISVLFGVTSCNSEDYPDVNNNDDSLGEIKSFIVRPGFNMALIEGIIVDPNISEAIIYWNDQSESISAPINNNNISVQIENLQENKLYTFQIKSLDAHGNNSNFVSAGTTVYGPNYVRELKNRNISTSKLNGTNLNLSFSSADLTSGILGTELFYINSEDIEKEILIDPNNNDLYISDFKSGSTLKHRSYFVYSPLSLDTLYTDYTTHKPFVLPVLGNASVPYLASETGGRWGTLAEPWITNEAAKNHDGFGGWDEKNDNIFNLESGWGSPYIVNGKIHQVINAEPANYRLTVEVLNTNHDTNVDGAYFVIAKGNTGLPDLEEIETSTEVIGYQKIELSGTYTVDFILDESTDISIGEVTTQNGNLYCNITSWSLSLAN, encoded by the coding sequence ATGAAAACCAAACTCAATTATGTAATAACACTACTCTTAATATCCGTACTTTTCGGTGTTACATCCTGCAATTCAGAAGATTACCCAGATGTGAATAATAATGATGATTCGCTAGGAGAGATAAAATCTTTTATCGTTAGGCCTGGCTTTAATATGGCTTTAATTGAAGGAATTATCGTTGATCCTAATATTTCTGAGGCCATTATTTATTGGAATGATCAATCTGAATCAATTAGTGCTCCTATTAATAACAATAACATTTCTGTACAAATAGAAAATTTACAAGAAAATAAGCTTTACACGTTTCAAATTAAATCTTTAGATGCACATGGAAACAATTCCAATTTTGTAAGTGCAGGAACTACTGTATATGGACCTAATTATGTACGAGAACTTAAAAACCGTAATATTTCCACAAGTAAACTAAATGGAACCAATTTAAATCTTTCTTTTAGTTCTGCAGATTTAACTTCTGGTATTTTAGGTACAGAACTTTTTTATATCAATTCTGAAGATATAGAAAAAGAAATTTTAATAGATCCAAATAATAACGATTTATACATCTCTGATTTTAAAAGTGGTTCTACCCTTAAACACAGATCTTACTTTGTGTACTCTCCTTTAAGTCTAGATACACTTTATACAGATTATACGACGCATAAACCTTTTGTGTTACCTGTATTAGGAAATGCTTCCGTACCATATTTGGCATCTGAAACAGGAGGCCGATGGGGCACTTTGGCAGAGCCATGGATTACTAATGAAGCTGCTAAAAACCATGATGGTTTTGGAGGTTGGGACGAAAAGAATGACAACATCTTTAACCTTGAGTCTGGATGGGGATCACCTTATATTGTAAACGGTAAAATTCATCAAGTCATAAATGCAGAACCTGCTAACTATAGATTAACAGTTGAGGTATTAAACACCAATCATGATACTAACGTCGATGGTGCATATTTTGTTATAGCTAAAGGTAATACTGGCTTACCTGACTTAGAAGAAATCGAAACATCCACAGAAGTGATTGGATACCAGAAAATTGAATTATCCGGAACCTATACGGTAGATTTTATATTAGATGAAAGTACCGATATCTCTATAGGAGAAGTTACCACACAGAATGGGAACCTCTATTGCAATATTACATCTTGGTCTTTGAGTTTAGCCAATTAA
- a CDS encoding fasciclin domain-containing protein has product MKKIIPYYLLCLPLFFFLANCSRDEVDEYYARPDDLEPPIYQQLETEGNFQNLIKLIEIAGYKDILGKAGYWTLMAPNDDAFTSFFKEQGVSDISQVDTIIASKIVKYALIYNAFRTERLSDYQSNIGWEVDLAFRRRTAYYDGFEKRTINGSPMVVVGSNRNNVEGGDYYIPGDNNNKYVSYFTEEYMNAASLGSYDYNYFFKDEIYTGFNVLNSEVVQADIVAENGIIHEVNKVILPPLNLDQKIEQSSDYSLFYEMLEDNLISYNFDQEATTTYRNYTRNSDDVYIKVYDPTLSFSPNNENFLKATDNDGQSDAYTLIVPNNESLQIFVDEILLNKYSSLGELPKYIYQDFFNAHMIQAAVWPSKVSGYSNALEEDIRIDMDTDVVEAEILSNGFFYGTSRVQESNLFYSVYTSAYLDPGFTLATRLFNDGSGYREIISNIYSDYTLFLPSDEVLMDLGYNYDINRSEWVFVSPETGNEVRGSLARARILRILYNGIVPTPNMELNDLSGSGIIRSGDFDLPGEYIKWNNNQVFAAGNEVLENTVNILGYEDKENGRTYYIDKLLEFSEEFQGVDLAEIASEPDSKFAFFFEFLKNSGLYDEASGAIDGIELGTPFTFVIPSNDAIKQAVMDGVLPGDTLTGEPNFVPADDTIKDEIANFVKYHFLTNRTASDDGLINGLTETLLKTEFGEKTYVNIVSAVGDLSFIDSSNRIATYIPLESNHLADRTLIHLVDNYLFYTE; this is encoded by the coding sequence ATGAAGAAAATAATACCATATTATTTGCTATGCTTACCACTTTTCTTTTTTCTTGCTAATTGTAGCAGAGATGAAGTTGATGAGTATTATGCAAGACCCGACGATCTTGAACCCCCTATTTACCAACAACTTGAAACTGAAGGTAATTTTCAAAATCTAATAAAACTTATAGAAATTGCCGGATATAAAGATATTCTAGGGAAAGCAGGATATTGGACATTAATGGCCCCAAATGATGATGCTTTTACCTCCTTTTTTAAGGAACAAGGTGTTTCAGATATTTCGCAGGTTGATACTATAATAGCATCAAAAATTGTAAAATACGCTCTTATATATAATGCATTTCGTACCGAAAGACTTTCGGATTATCAATCTAATATTGGTTGGGAAGTGGATTTAGCTTTTAGACGTCGAACAGCTTACTATGATGGTTTTGAAAAGAGGACTATTAATGGTTCGCCAATGGTAGTTGTAGGATCTAATCGGAACAATGTTGAAGGGGGAGATTATTATATTCCAGGAGACAATAATAATAAGTATGTCTCCTATTTCACAGAGGAATATATGAATGCAGCTTCGTTAGGAAGTTACGATTATAATTACTTTTTTAAGGATGAAATATATACAGGGTTTAATGTTTTAAACTCCGAAGTTGTGCAGGCCGATATAGTTGCTGAAAATGGTATTATTCACGAGGTAAATAAAGTAATATTACCACCATTAAATCTTGACCAAAAAATAGAACAAAGTTCAGATTACAGCTTGTTTTATGAAATGTTAGAAGATAATTTAATTAGCTATAATTTCGATCAGGAGGCAACAACAACGTATAGAAATTATACACGTAATTCTGATGATGTTTATATTAAAGTATACGATCCTACCTTATCATTTTCTCCAAATAATGAAAACTTTCTAAAAGCAACAGATAATGATGGGCAAAGTGATGCCTATACCTTAATAGTTCCCAATAATGAATCATTACAGATATTTGTTGATGAGATATTATTGAATAAATATTCGTCTTTAGGTGAATTACCTAAATATATATATCAAGATTTTTTTAATGCTCATATGATACAAGCCGCAGTATGGCCATCAAAAGTATCAGGATATAGTAATGCTCTTGAAGAAGATATTCGTATTGATATGGATACAGATGTTGTTGAAGCAGAAATTTTAAGCAACGGTTTCTTCTATGGAACGAGTAGAGTACAAGAGTCTAATTTGTTTTATTCTGTTTATACGTCTGCTTATCTTGATCCAGGCTTTACGCTAGCCACTCGATTGTTTAATGATGGTTCTGGATATCGTGAAATAATTAGTAATATCTATAGTGATTACACGTTGTTTTTACCTTCCGATGAAGTTTTAATGGATTTAGGATATAATTATGATATAAATCGATCAGAGTGGGTATTTGTTTCTCCTGAAACAGGTAATGAGGTACGAGGTAGCTTAGCACGTGCTCGAATTTTAAGGATATTATACAATGGTATTGTACCTACCCCTAATATGGAATTAAATGATCTTTCTGGATCAGGTATTATCCGATCAGGAGATTTCGATTTACCAGGTGAATACATTAAGTGGAACAATAATCAAGTATTTGCTGCAGGTAACGAGGTTCTAGAAAATACTGTAAATATTTTAGGATACGAAGATAAGGAGAATGGACGTACTTATTATATCGATAAATTATTAGAATTTAGCGAAGAGTTTCAAGGTGTAGATTTGGCTGAAATCGCATCTGAACCTGACTCTAAATTTGCATTTTTCTTTGAGTTCTTAAAAAATTCAGGATTGTACGATGAAGCCTCAGGAGCAATCGATGGTATTGAATTGGGGACTCCTTTTACTTTTGTAATTCCGAGTAACGATGCTATTAAGCAAGCCGTTATGGATGGAGTCTTACCAGGAGACACATTAACAGGAGAACCAAACTTTGTTCCAGCAGATGATACGATTAAGGATGAAATTGCAAATTTTGTGAAATATCACTTCCTTACTAATCGCACAGCTTCTGACGACGGTTTAATCAATGGATTAACAGAAACACTACTTAAAACAGAGTTTGGCGAGAAAACTTATGTCAATATAGTATCTGCAGTAGGTGATCTTAGCTTTATCGATTCAAGCAATAGAATAGCTACTTACATTCCTCTCGAAAGTAATCATTTAGCCGATCGTACTCTTATTCATTTAGTAGATAATTATCTTTTTTACACGGAATAA
- a CDS encoding family 43 glycosylhydrolase: protein MSFFEKDKVKIGIADFIMKSCSRPSQFKIKDCFTTLILCFTATVLSGQSLNIKNDSFWSTTDGTPIYSQGGGIFKFKDPKTNTEKYYWYGAFYKEAAAYRDNPAVTQETSTFESVTCYSSTDLVNWNTESPVLHIDDINAHYSNTKWMGRLGVAYIKALKKYAMFIQHDSEVLITLADSPTGPFRWHQRINMKAMIGTSNTGDQTVFTDEDTGISYLVYSYGRGRNKIYVSEIGVKDGKVNLLDCTQVFKGAGREGNCMFKYQGRYYLYASNLYGWDSSYAYYLVADDIRGPYLPENNMLITPGSMDDYAHITQTGFFVTLKGRDQDLVLYCGDRWADFAGNGLGYNQWFPMSFTGETPYFNSLSSWNLEGATGNWSVAKDNNYVKNGSFEADRRQIPSPVKPIQEQLKGWVTKIYQGNEIVVGSDASPSLNYFNTEADRAFVIGEKSLNISDNVPFKRRIYQIIESTSFVPLESGRYKLSFKIKNTTGFKTLQVYAESGGKEKNLNVSKINTSWALVEIDDISVTNEKVEIGFKVEGDKTASCQIDDITLVKQ, encoded by the coding sequence ATGAGTTTTTTTGAAAAAGATAAAGTGAAAATAGGTATCGCAGATTTTATAATGAAGTCCTGTTCTCGGCCATCTCAATTTAAAATAAAGGATTGTTTTACTACACTTATATTGTGTTTTACGGCAACTGTGTTGTCTGGCCAATCTTTAAATATTAAAAATGATAGCTTTTGGAGTACTACAGATGGAACTCCCATTTATAGTCAAGGTGGTGGTATTTTTAAATTTAAAGATCCTAAAACAAATACGGAGAAATATTATTGGTATGGCGCATTTTACAAAGAAGCCGCAGCGTATAGAGATAACCCTGCGGTAACACAAGAAACTTCCACGTTCGAGTCGGTTACCTGCTATTCATCTACAGATTTAGTCAACTGGAATACAGAATCACCAGTTTTACATATAGATGACATTAATGCTCATTACAGCAATACAAAATGGATGGGTAGGTTAGGTGTGGCTTATATTAAAGCCTTAAAAAAATATGCCATGTTTATACAGCACGATAGCGAAGTTTTAATAACGCTTGCCGATAGCCCAACAGGTCCATTTAGATGGCATCAAAGAATAAATATGAAAGCCATGATTGGGACATCAAACACAGGCGATCAAACAGTGTTTACAGACGAAGATACGGGTATTTCGTATTTAGTCTATTCGTATGGTCGTGGTCGAAATAAGATTTATGTTTCAGAAATTGGTGTAAAAGATGGGAAGGTTAATTTACTAGACTGTACTCAAGTTTTTAAAGGTGCCGGTAGAGAGGGAAATTGTATGTTTAAATACCAAGGTAGATATTATTTGTATGCTTCAAATTTGTATGGTTGGGATTCGTCTTATGCTTATTATTTGGTAGCCGACGATATTAGGGGGCCATATCTACCCGAGAATAATATGCTTATAACTCCAGGTTCTATGGACGATTATGCGCATATTACACAAACTGGTTTTTTTGTTACCCTAAAAGGGAGAGATCAAGATTTAGTATTGTACTGTGGAGATCGATGGGCCGATTTTGCTGGTAACGGATTGGGGTATAATCAATGGTTTCCTATGTCCTTTACTGGAGAAACGCCCTATTTTAACTCGTTAAGTTCATGGAATTTGGAGGGGGCTACTGGTAATTGGAGCGTTGCAAAAGATAATAATTATGTTAAAAATGGCAGTTTTGAAGCTGATCGTAGGCAGATACCAAGTCCAGTAAAACCGATTCAAGAGCAATTAAAAGGATGGGTTACTAAAATTTATCAGGGCAATGAAATTGTTGTTGGGTCTGATGCTTCACCATCGTTAAATTATTTTAATACTGAAGCCGATAGAGCTTTTGTAATTGGAGAAAAGAGTTTAAATATTTCAGATAATGTTCCTTTTAAAAGACGCATTTATCAGATTATAGAATCCACATCTTTTGTGCCATTAGAATCGGGGCGGTATAAGTTGTCTTTTAAAATTAAAAACACCACTGGTTTTAAAACATTACAGGTGTATGCAGAGAGTGGCGGGAAGGAGAAGAACTTAAATGTTTCTAAAATAAACACGTCATGGGCCCTTGTAGAAATAGATGATATTTCGGTTACTAATGAAAAAGTAGAAATCGGATTTAAAGTAGAAGGCGATAAGACTGCAAGTTGTCAAATAGACGATATCACTCTGGTGAAACAATAA